From the genome of Pseudarthrobacter sp. NIBRBAC000502772:
TCGAAGACCGTTTCCGGATCTTCGCTGTACGTGGACGGGGCCTCAAGCGCTTCTGCCAGCCGGGCCATGATCCACAGTTCGCTGCGTGCGCCAGCCGGCGGCTGCAGGGCCTGGCGGCGGCGGAGGACGCGCCCCTCGAGGTTGGTGAGCGTGCCCTCCTCCTCGGCCCACTGCAGGACCGGGAGGATGAGGTCGGATTCGGCGGCGGTCTCGGACATAAAGAAGTCGCAGACCACCAGGAAGTCCAGGCTGCGGAGCCCGGCGATGACGGCGTTTGCATCGGGGGAGGCCACCGCGATGTTGGAGGCGTGCACAAAAAGGCACCGGACGCCGTCGGGCTGTCCCAGCGACTTCAGCAACTGGACGGCGGGCAATCCCGGCCCGGGAATGGTTTCCTCCGGGACGCCCCAGACGCCGGCCATGTGGGCGCGGGCGGCGGGGTCGGTGATCTTCCGGTAGCCGGGGAGCTGGTCGGCCTTCTGGCCGTGCTCGCGGCCGCCCTGGCCGTTGCCCTGGCCGGTGAGGGTGCCGTAGCCGCTGCGGCGCGAGCCGGGCAGGCCCAGCAGGAGGCTGAGGTTGATCGCGGCGGTGGCGGTGTCCGTGCCGTCCACGTGCTGTTCCACACCGCGTCCGGTAAGGATGTAGCTGCCGCCCTTGCCCGCGCCGTCGGCGAGCCTGCGGGCGGTTTCCCGGATGAGCTCCGCGGGGACGCCGGTGAGGGACTGGACGCGTTCGGGCCAGAACGAGTTGACGCTGCGGACCACGGCCTCGTAGCCGGTGGTGCGTGCCGCGATGAAGTCGTCGTCTGCCAGGCCTTCGTGGATGATCACGTGCGAGAGGCCCAGCAGGAGGGTGAGGTCGGTGCCCGGCAGGGGCTGGAGGTGAAGGCCGCCGCCGTCGGATGTGAACCTTGCCGTGGCTGAACGGCGCGGATCCACCACGATCAGCCCGCCGGCGTCGCGGGCTCCCTGGAGGTGCTGCACAAACGGCGGCATGGTTTCTGCCACGTTGGAGCCGAGCATCATGATGGTGCTGGCCGAGTCCAGGTCTGCCAGCGGAAACGGGAGGCCGCGGTCCAGGCCGAAGGCGCGCATCCCGGCGGCCGCGGCGGAGGACATGCAGAAGCGGCCGTTGTAGTCGATGCGTGAGGTGCCCAGGGCCAGGCGGGCGAACTTGCCCAGCATGTAGGCCTTCTCGTTGGTGAGGCCACCGCCGCCGAAAACCCCGACGGCGTCCTTCCCGTAGCGTGCCTGTGCGTCCTTCACCGCGGTGGTGACCAGCGCGAGGGCCTGGTCCCAGCCGATGGGGCGATGGACGCCGTCGGCGCCCTTGAGCAGGGGTTCGGTGACCCGTCCGGGGTGGTTGAGGAGCGTGGCTGAGGTCCAGCCCTTGCGGCAGAGGCCGCCCCGGTTGGTGGGGAAGTCCCGGCCGCTTACTTCGAGGAGGGGGGCCTTCAGGGCGGCGTCCGCAGCGGCCAGCGCAGCGGATTCAGCCGGCACGGGGACTGACCCCGGCTCGGAAGCCGGGGTCAGTTCCGCTGGTGACGTGAGCGTCATGGCGCACTGCAGGGCGCAGTAAGGGCAGTGCGTGTCGGCGCTTTTGGTCATGTTAGACGTGTCCCATCGCATTTCGGTTGGCGTTGCGGATGTAGAAGAACCAGCAGACCGCCAGCATTACTACGTAGGCTCCGACAAAACCGTAGAAGGCCGGGGTGTAGGACCCGCTGGCCGTGTTGGAGGCGTTCAGCACCTGCGGGATAACGAAGCCGCCGTAGGCACCGATGGCCGAGATGAGGCCGAGGGCCGAGGACGCGAGCCGCTGGGTTTGGACCGTGCTGGCACCGGACATCGCTGCCCGGCTGGACGTGGCGAAGATGATGGGGATCATCCGGTAGGTTGCGCCGTTGCCGAAGCCGCTGGCGGTGAAGAGCATCAGGAAGAGGACCAGGAACAGCCAGA
Proteins encoded in this window:
- a CDS encoding molybdopterin oxidoreductase family protein; protein product: MTKSADTHCPYCALQCAMTLTSPAELTPASEPGSVPVPAESAALAAADAALKAPLLEVSGRDFPTNRGGLCRKGWTSATLLNHPGRVTEPLLKGADGVHRPIGWDQALALVTTAVKDAQARYGKDAVGVFGGGGLTNEKAYMLGKFARLALGTSRIDYNGRFCMSSAAAAGMRAFGLDRGLPFPLADLDSASTIMMLGSNVAETMPPFVQHLQGARDAGGLIVVDPRRSATARFTSDGGGLHLQPLPGTDLTLLLGLSHVIIHEGLADDDFIAARTTGYEAVVRSVNSFWPERVQSLTGVPAELIRETARRLADGAGKGGSYILTGRGVEQHVDGTDTATAAINLSLLLGLPGSRRSGYGTLTGQGNGQGGREHGQKADQLPGYRKITDPAARAHMAGVWGVPEETIPGPGLPAVQLLKSLGQPDGVRCLFVHASNIAVASPDANAVIAGLRSLDFLVVCDFFMSETAAESDLILPVLQWAEEEGTLTNLEGRVLRRRQALQPPAGARSELWIMARLAEALEAPSTYSEDPETVFEELRLASAGGHADYSGIDYAMLDRGEAAYWPYPAGSTGTPRLFLDTFAHAGGKAVMTPVTPRRRRTPAANPDPAAKTMTLITGRLLEHYQSGTQTRRVSELLATQPEAKMQIHPAAAAAMGITEGAFVSVANERGEVVCRAELSTAIRPETVFLPFHFPELESANRLTEAATDPISGMPEFKFNKVWVRAVANGLQNSVLQTSEAS